The genomic stretch GCGGGCTCGGGTGATGGCCACGTTCATGCGGCGCAGGTCATTCAGAAATCCGATGTTTCCCTCGCTGTTGGCCCGTACGAGACTGATTAGGATAACATCCCGTTCTTGGCCTTGGAATCCGTCCACGGTGTGAATCGTGATGAGTTTTCGCAAGGGGATAAAAAAGCGGTTTCGTTTGATGATTTGTCGGATATATTGTACTTGCACCCGATAAGGGGATATCAACCCGAAATCGATTCTTTCATCCAGTACTCGTTCGATACCGATTTTCTCGATATATTCCTGTAATTGTTTTACTAGTAATTCGGCTTCCGGTTTGTTGATGCGCCCGTATGTTTCGTTGACACAATCTTCAGAGAACTCGCAGAGGGCCGTGTCGAACCATTCGATGGGAGTGTCGTATTCGAGAATGTTACGGTGGCGTACTTCCGGAGATGCTTGCAAACGGCCTTTGTAGAACTGTTGCGAGGGGAAGTACATGATGTCTTCGTGCATCCGGTACTGAGTTTCGAGCATGGAAACAGTTTCGGGTTTACGTTGGATAATCTTTTGGAGTAGCGTGCGATCCAACCCACCTTTCGCTGCTTCGTAACATTTGATGGTGGGAGGTAACTGGCAGTGGTCCCCGGCGAGTATTACCCGGTAAGCCTTGGATATGGCAATCCAGCAGGCGGCTTCTAAAGCTTGCGCGGCCTCATCGATAAAAAGGGTGGAGAATATTTTCCCGTTTAATTGTTTATTGGCGGAACCGACCAACGTACAGGCAATCACGCGGGCCTCCCCGAAGAGTTGGGCATCAATCTTGATTTCCAATTTAATGGCTTGGTCCCGTAAATCATGCAGCTTCCGGCGGGCGGATTCCCGTTTGGCTCCTTTCAAACGTTTCAGACGCCCGGAGAGTTCCCGGATAGATGTTCTTGCGGCTCGTAACGTGGGGTAGGCGGGATGAGATTCGAATTTGCGTTCGTACGTGAATGACAGCATCTTGTCGTTTACCCGTGTGGGGTTCCCGATTCGTAGTACATTGACTCCCCGGTCCAGTAACTTTTCGGCAATCCAGTCCACGGCTGTGTTGCTTTGGGCGCAAACCATTACTTGATTCTCTCGTCGTAGTGTTTCGTAGACGGCCTCGACGAGCGTGGTCGTTTTTCCGGTTCCGGGAGGGCCGTGAACAACTGCAACCTCTTTGGTTGCCAATACCCGGTTTACCGCTTGTTCTTGTGAATGATTCAGCCACGTCAAGTGAATTGGTTGAAGTTTCCGTTGTTCTGCCATCTCGTTTCCCAGTATAACTTCCCGTAAGTGGGCGAGGCGGTTGTTCTTGGCTTCCATGACTTCTGTTAGGGCGGAAAACATGGTTTTATAGGAGGTCCCGTCAAAGTAGAGTTGTACGCCCAGATCCGGGCATCCTTGAATATCCAGAAGGCTGTTGGAGTTGGGTAACACGACGAGCATCGTGTTTTCGTGAACGTAACTGATAGTTGCCGCGAAACTGAAATAACGCAGATTCCCCGTTTGGTCAAAACGGAAAAAACAAACCGGACGACCGTATTCGAAATTATGATCCGTGTCGTCATTCTCATCTCGTTTGATCTCGATGATGAGTTGGTTTAACGAGTTGTAATAATTTTTATTTGCTGACACGGGATACCAGCAAACACCTTGCTGAATCCGTTTAGGGATTCCTGCACGTTGTGTTTGTTGGTAGAATGTCTCTTTTTCAAACTCGAATTCCTCTTGCAACAGTTTGTATTGCCGCAGGAGATCAACCAAAGGGGAAGGTATTTGTTCGCTGGCCATGTTAAATGGGTTACCAGGTTAATATTTCGTTCCCGGTTTCCGTAATTAATATGGTATTTTCCCATTGAGCAGAAGGTTGTTCGTCTTCCGTGATAACCGTCCAGTCGTTATCTTCATCGATGAATATGTCACGCTCTCCCATGTTAATCATCGGTTCTATTGTGAAGATCATGCCCGGAACGAGCAGCATTCCCGTACCTCGTCTTCCCACGTGTTCCACTTCCGGAATCTCGTGGAATTTTAAGCCGACCCCGTGTCCGCAGAATTCCCGGACAACCGAGTACCCGTTACTTTCGGCATGTTCCTGGATCACGGCGCCCACGTCTCCGAGAAAACGCCAGGGTTGTGCGGCCTCAATGCCTTTTTCCAAACATTCTTTCGTGACACGTACCAGTTTTTGGCGATCTTCCGCGACTTCCCCGATCATGAACATACGGGATGCATCTGAAAAGTAACCGTTGTATATAGTGGAAACGTCAACATTGATAATGTCACCACTTCTTAAAATAATATTCTTGTCCGGTATCCCGTGACATACTTCTTCGTTAATGGAAGTACATACACTTTTGGGAAAACCCTCGTAATTCAATGGTGCGGGGATAGCCCCGTGTGCCACGGTGAAATCGTATACCAGCGTGTTAATATCCTCGGTTGACATTCCTTCCCGGATGTTAGCCGCCACGTGATCCAACACGGCCGTGTTGATTTTTGCACTTTCGCGGATGCCTTCAATCTGTTCCGCGTTCTTGATAATCTTTCGGGGGGGAACAATGTGACCCTGACGACGATAGAGTTTGATTTTTTCCTCGATGGAGGATGCCGGTTTGTTTTCGTTTTTATTGAATAGCATATTGCTGTCTCCTTTTGTAATAAGGCACTAAGGTAGTGTTTTTAGAGACAGGTTATTCCGTTATTTTGAAAATTGATAGTTACCGAGTTTGTCCACGGAGATATTTAACTCCTTTAAATCCTTGATAAATAGATTATACCCTGTTTCGAGATTTTTCCAAAAATCTAATATGTTTGGATAGGCACGATAGGTTTCGCTGTAATTATTACAAATAACAGTAAAATAAGGGAAAAAACAAATGGGCATGAAAAAAGGCATTCGGGAGGACCCCGAACACCTTACCTGTGTGTGTTGTGTGTATATGAGTGTGTGAATCTTTCCTTATTCGTTGATCATCACTACCAAGTACTTTGTTTGTTTCCAGAATGCACTCGGGTTGCTAATCTTCAAAGTCTGCATACCGTCATCCCCGGTTTCCAATGCGTATGATTCGCTTGGGTGAACGGAAAGGATTTTGGCTTTTTTAGTGTTTAACGGGATGGATGTCAATTCACGCATATCGGCATCCACGAATTTTGCATTTTGAGCTTGAGAAGAAACGATTGGCGGACAGAAGATTCCTTGTCTTGAGATCACATTAGCTTCTTTTAGCCCTTTTCTGGAACCTAACAGGTAGTGGATCGTGTTGAGCGATTTGTCTTGATTGGAAATCGTTTCTTTCTGGGAAGTTGATTCCTCTTGTAAATTGCTCACGTTTTGGTTAAGTTCTGCTATTTGTTGAGTCTTGATACCTAGTTCCTTTTCTTTGGCAGCCAAAATCTGGTTGATTTCGTTGATCTTTTGATCTCTGATGGCTAACTCTTCGTTTAATCCGGCGATTAATTTCTTGAATTCAGCGGATTGTCTTTTGTTAGTCCCTTCCAGTTTCGCAATTTTTTCTTTGTAACCGGCGATAGCGTCAGAAAGTGCTTGCACATCATTTTTTAAAGCGGTAATCTGGCTTTTACTCTTGCTGTTTTTCGTGTCACTCTGTGATTCGATGGCTAGAATGTGTTCTGCCTCGCGGATAGATTGCATTCCGGCGGAAATGTCATTCAGATCTGCTAAAAGTTTATCCATTTCGTCACTTTGTCCGTTGCTAACGGCTTGTAAAGAATCTACTTTTGCCTGCAAAGCTTTATATTTTTGTGAACTTTCCACGCAACTTCCGAGGAAGGCGATGGAAAACAAACTGACTGCTAAAAAAATAAACGTTCTCATAGTTTTTTGTTTTGATGTTTTATTCTATGCCTAAACAAAGGCAATGCCCGTGCCATTCGTGTGGTAAAATGATAACGTATTGAAAAACAGTTTGTACGTGTGTTTGCTTGAATTTTACGATTGTGGAAAATTTTGCCCCAGTTGTGGAATTTCTCCCCAAATTACCTGTAGAAGAGACTTTTCTCAAAATGATGCCTGTGTTGGAGATGGTATGGTCGTCCCGGATTTTTTTAGTAGCTTTGCCTTGATACCAATAATTGAATCCATGTACCAAGAATATTCCCCTCATCCGGTGTTATCTCCTTATATAGACAAATATTGGGAAGTGAAAGGCTCACCGGAAATGGGTGAGAAGATGATAATTTTGCCTGATGGTTGTACCGATTTCATTTTTAACTTGGATGATGTGCGTAACCTGGAGGATAAAAATCGGTTTGGTATTGATCCTTTACACGGTTATTTCGTGGGAGCGATGAAGACTTACTCGGAGTTGTCGGTTTGTGCCGGATCTCTACACGTGATCGGGGTCAGATTCACTCCCTGCGGGCTGACTGTTTTCACAAAAAAGCCTTTAGGGGAGTTGAGTGGGCAGAGACTTCATTTGAGGGACGTGGGATTTCTTTTTCATGAAGAGTTCGCTTCTTTTTTGAGGGAGAAAAACACGTTGGTAGAAAGATTGCAAGTAATTGAAGCTTTTTTGATGTCTCGGTTGAAATATGCGGAGGAAGTTGACAGGCAAATTGTGTGGACAACCGGGGTGATCCGTCAGGCCGGGGGATTGTTGCCTATTCGGGAGTTAATGAGTCGGGTATGCATCTGTCAACGCCATTTTGAACGTCGTTTTAAACATGCCACGGGTTACACGCCAAAAGAGTATAGCCGGGTCGTGAAATTTCGTCGGGCAATGGATGTACTTCGTCAGGTTTCCGGGAATAACCTCTTTTCCGTGGCGGTCGATTGCGGGTATTATGATTCTTCTCACTTGGTGAAGGAGTTCAAGAAATTATCGGGTAGTTCCCCGATGGTTTTCACGTCCTTACCGGCAGATACTCCGATCACTTATTTAGGGGAATAAAAGTCGATTTTTTACAAAAGATTCTTTTCTCGGAACTCTACTTTTGTATTTATAATTAAATAAAATGGATATATGGAAGAATTGAAACGAAAAGCGGAATTATTACTGGAGCAATGCGAAAGTGTGGTACTGACTTCTATTGACGAAAACGGTTTTCCCCGTCCTGTACCGATGTCAAAGGTGAAAGCGGAGGGGATAACTACAATCTGGTTTGCTACCGGAACGTATTCCGAGAAAACGGAACACTTTCGGGTGAATCCTAAAGCGGGAGTGTGTTTCCAGAAGGAGATTAACAGTGTCGTGCTGACCGGGTACATCGAGATTATTACCGACGAGGCAGAAAAGAAAGCCTTGTGGCAGGATTGGTTTATCGAGCATTTTCCCGGAGGTGTGAATGACCCGACTTATTGTGTTTTGAAATTCACTGCAAAGCGGGCAACTTACTGGCTGGACTTTCAATTTGTGAAGGGGGAGGTGTAAGCGAACTAATTTAGCAAGATCGGAAAAGTCTCTCCCAATTCAGGGACTTACTTTTGTCTCGAAATACAAAAGAATATGGAACAGAAATTGACAACGAAAGAAGAGTATTTGAAAAGGATCAACGTGATCGTGGAATATATCAATAATCATCTGGATGAGAATATTGATCTCGGGATGTTAGCCGAGATGTCCGGTTTTTCTCCTTGGCATTTCCACCGGATCGTGCGTGCCTTTCTGGGAGAACCTGTGGGGGCTTTCATCACCCGGGTACGTGTCGAGACTGCAGCTCGCTTGTTACGCTATTCCGATTTGTCCGTGCAGGACATTGCTTATCGGGTTGGGTATGATGTGCCTTCTTCTTTGTCGAAAAGTTTCAAGCAATTCTATGATATTTCACCGAATGAATATCGTAATAATAAAAATTGCACGATTATGAAACCAGTAGAAATGAGACCCGATTTGAAGTTAGAGTTTGAAGAACGAGTGTTGGCCCCGAAACGAGTGATTTACATTTGGCTAATGGGTGCATATAATCAGTTGGATTATTGTGCGGCATGGCAAAGATTATGGAATTACGTGAGGGAAGAAAATCTTTTTGCCCCGGAAGTGGAGCATATCTGTGTTTACCATGATGATCCGAAGGTGACGGAGCAGGATAAATTGCGGACAGATGTGTGTCTTGTACTTCCCCGTGTCGGAAAGCCGAAAGGGGAGGTTGGTGTAAAAGAAGTTCCCGGGGGAAAATATGCGGTATTTCGTTATCAAGGACCGTATGAAAACTTACGTGCCGTGTATGATACAATTTATGCCAAGTGGATTCCGGAAAAAGGTTATAAGTTGGGAGATACTCCCGGTTTCGAGAAGTATCTGAACCATCCGGATCATACCGAGCCGGAAAATCTGATTACTGAAATTTATATTCCGGTACAATGACTGGGAGAACGGGGAATGTAATTTCCTGAAATTGGTTTACAGTAAACTTTTTTCAAGGTAATACACGTTGTTTATCCGTTGCATATTCGATGTACTTAGGGATTAAAGACGTATTAACTTCGCTACAAAGACGTATCAAAGGCGTTCACGAACGTCTTTGATACGTCTTTGTGTTGTGATAGCTTAGTGTTTTTTTCTTGTGTTTAATAGTTCCTTAATTTGCGAATAGTGTGAGATGTATGTATTCCATTTTTTTAATATGGAATGATAATGTATTCATTGAAAGATGGGTTCTAAAGAGAGGTGGCACAAACGTCTGGCCTAATGCATGGAGGGTTTTACGAACTTTGATTTTTACAACTATATTTTTGCAGATAATATTGGAATCGATATATTTGTGAGATTTAAGAGAGTTGTGATGGAATATAGGCAATTTTTAGATGGGGTTAATCGTAAAGAGGATAAAGCTTGGGTTGAGCTATATGATTATTTTTATGCTCCACTATGTTGCTATGCGGCAAAAATTATGGGGAATGACCAAATGGTGGAAGATGTGGTGCAGGGATGTTTCGTGAAATTGTGGCTTTCAACTGTCTGTTTTGAAGATATAAAAGTAATTACAGCTTATTTATACCGTGCCGTGTACAATGCCGCACTTAATTTTGTTCGTGACCAGAAAAGAAGTAAAAAGGCCCATGAGGTGTGGATGGGACAAGTCGTTAGTGATGAAAGTGATGCTGTAGAGATGGCCTTGGAGGAAGAGGCTATTACTCGTTTTTATACCGTGATCACACGTTTACCCGAGCAACAACGGGATATTTTATTACGAAGTATGAAAGGAGAAAGAGTAAGGGATATGGCAGAGAAGTTGGGTATATCTGAAAATACGGTGAAAACACAAAAAAAGAGGGCCTATGCTTTTGTACGTGAGCAATTAGGGGATGTTTGGATGGTAATTGTCGGGTTGTTTTTCGTGTAGAATTATTGAATTTTTTTTAATTTCTTGTCACCCGTTTTTTTGTATCGAGTGTCTGTTGTGAAAATAAATACAGAAATGATATGAAATGGGATGAGATACATGATCAATCACGTGTGGTTGTAGACAAAGCGATAGAAAACTTATTAGCCGAGGGGAAGGAGGTAGAGAAGAAGGAGAATGATATAGTGGAGAAATTACGGGATGTAGAGTACGTGGGCAAGAAATTAGAAAAACGGAAACGTTATTCAGGAAAAGATGCTTTTTTGCGGCTAAAACATCAAATGGAAAGGAGAAAACGTTTGCGAGTGGCAATGTGGATGGCAAGTGCAGCGTGTGTGGCTGTTGTTTGTGTAATCTTGTTGCAGTGGAAACAAATAGAAGTGTTGTTGCCGAAAACGAGTACGATTGTAAAGCAGGAAAATATTTTTCCGGCGGAGATGAAAGCAATATTGGTGAGAGCGGACGGGGAACAAGTTGTGTTAGGAAAAGAGTATCGTAATTGGGAAGAGATCGGGAATGTATTGATTGCTGCAGACTCGACAGGATTGGAATATAATCGTTTGAAACAAACTAATACAGATACGGTCGTTTTTAATCAATTAATAGTTCCCCGGGGTGGTTTGTATTTGTTGGTATTGGCAGATGGTACACGGGTATGGATGAATTCTGATTCACATTTGAAATATCCGGTAATGTTTGCCGGTGGTAAGCGGGAGGTGATTTTAAGCGGTGAAGCGTATTTTGACGTGGTAAAAGATAAATCAGCCCCTTTTATCGTGAGAACGGAATCAGGAAATATAGAAGTGTTAGGAACGGAGTTTAATATAAAATGTTATTCGGATGAGACAGCTCTGGTTACAACCTTGGTAAATGGTAAAGTGAAATTTGATGATGGAATAAATCCGTCTGTGATTTTGAAACCGGAGGAACAGCTGATATTTGAAAAAGAAAATAGCCAATCGATCGTTCGGAAAGTAAATGTAAATCATTATATCAGTTGGAAAGATAATCGTTTATCCTTCCAAGGGGAGACTCTAGACATGATTATGAAGACATTATCACGATGGTATAACGTGGAGGTCGTGTTTGAAGATAGTACTTTGAAAGCGTTAGAGTTTTCTGGAAACCTAGATAGATTTACAGATATACAAGAATTTCTTTCTCTTTTTGAACTTGGTGTAAATGTGAAATTTGAGGTAAAGAACCGAACGGTATATATACGGAAAGGAAATTAATAAAAGAAAAGAGGGTATAGCAAGCTACCAACTATTTATACCCTCTCGTTTACATATTATTCATTTAATACAAATAAAATGTTTGACAAATTTATGAAGAAAAAACGATTGGATGATTATACATCATCCCTTTGTTGGAGAAAAAAATTTTTAGTTATGCGTTTGGTTTATTTTCTGATGGTTGGATTCATTGTTTTGGTGCCAACTTCAGTGAGCGCACAGGACAAAATGATTTCTTTGGAAATACGTTCAGAAACGTTAAGTAGCGTGTTGATGAAGATTAAGGATCAGAGTGGGGTAAATATCCT from Butyricimonas virosa encodes the following:
- a CDS encoding GyrI-like domain-containing protein, yielding MEQKLTTKEEYLKRINVIVEYINNHLDENIDLGMLAEMSGFSPWHFHRIVRAFLGEPVGAFITRVRVETAARLLRYSDLSVQDIAYRVGYDVPSSLSKSFKQFYDISPNEYRNNKNCTIMKPVEMRPDLKLEFEERVLAPKRVIYIWLMGAYNQLDYCAAWQRLWNYVREENLFAPEVEHICVYHDDPKVTEQDKLRTDVCLVLPRVGKPKGEVGVKEVPGGKYAVFRYQGPYENLRAVYDTIYAKWIPEKGYKLGDTPGFEKYLNHPDHTEPENLITEIYIPVQ
- a CDS encoding RNA polymerase sigma factor, which encodes MEYRQFLDGVNRKEDKAWVELYDYFYAPLCCYAAKIMGNDQMVEDVVQGCFVKLWLSTVCFEDIKVITAYLYRAVYNAALNFVRDQKRSKKAHEVWMGQVVSDESDAVEMALEEEAITRFYTVITRLPEQQRDILLRSMKGERVRDMAEKLGISENTVKTQKKRAYAFVREQLGDVWMVIVGLFFV
- a CDS encoding pyridoxamine 5'-phosphate oxidase family protein encodes the protein MEELKRKAELLLEQCESVVLTSIDENGFPRPVPMSKVKAEGITTIWFATGTYSEKTEHFRVNPKAGVCFQKEINSVVLTGYIEIITDEAEKKALWQDWFIEHFPGGVNDPTYCVLKFTAKRATYWLDFQFVKGEV
- a CDS encoding AAA domain-containing protein; its protein translation is MASEQIPSPLVDLLRQYKLLQEEFEFEKETFYQQTQRAGIPKRIQQGVCWYPVSANKNYYNSLNQLIIEIKRDENDDTDHNFEYGRPVCFFRFDQTGNLRYFSFAATISYVHENTMLVVLPNSNSLLDIQGCPDLGVQLYFDGTSYKTMFSALTEVMEAKNNRLAHLREVILGNEMAEQRKLQPIHLTWLNHSQEQAVNRVLATKEVAVVHGPPGTGKTTTLVEAVYETLRRENQVMVCAQSNTAVDWIAEKLLDRGVNVLRIGNPTRVNDKMLSFTYERKFESHPAYPTLRAARTSIRELSGRLKRLKGAKRESARRKLHDLRDQAIKLEIKIDAQLFGEARVIACTLVGSANKQLNGKIFSTLFIDEAAQALEAACWIAISKAYRVILAGDHCQLPPTIKCYEAAKGGLDRTLLQKIIQRKPETVSMLETQYRMHEDIMYFPSQQFYKGRLQASPEVRHRNILEYDTPIEWFDTALCEFSEDCVNETYGRINKPEAELLVKQLQEYIEKIGIERVLDERIDFGLISPYRVQVQYIRQIIKRNRFFIPLRKLITIHTVDGFQGQERDVILISLVRANSEGNIGFLNDLRRMNVAITRARMKLIILGDATTLTSHPFYKALYEYIREKGKIIEIQPETPDTFPS
- the map gene encoding type I methionyl aminopeptidase — translated: MLFNKNENKPASSIEEKIKLYRRQGHIVPPRKIIKNAEQIEGIRESAKINTAVLDHVAANIREGMSTEDINTLVYDFTVAHGAIPAPLNYEGFPKSVCTSINEEVCHGIPDKNIILRSGDIINVDVSTIYNGYFSDASRMFMIGEVAEDRQKLVRVTKECLEKGIEAAQPWRFLGDVGAVIQEHAESNGYSVVREFCGHGVGLKFHEIPEVEHVGRRGTGMLLVPGMIFTIEPMINMGERDIFIDEDNDWTVITEDEQPSAQWENTILITETGNEILTW
- a CDS encoding FecR family protein, yielding MKWDEIHDQSRVVVDKAIENLLAEGKEVEKKENDIVEKLRDVEYVGKKLEKRKRYSGKDAFLRLKHQMERRKRLRVAMWMASAACVAVVCVILLQWKQIEVLLPKTSTIVKQENIFPAEMKAILVRADGEQVVLGKEYRNWEEIGNVLIAADSTGLEYNRLKQTNTDTVVFNQLIVPRGGLYLLVLADGTRVWMNSDSHLKYPVMFAGGKREVILSGEAYFDVVKDKSAPFIVRTESGNIEVLGTEFNIKCYSDETALVTTLVNGKVKFDDGINPSVILKPEEQLIFEKENSQSIVRKVNVNHYISWKDNRLSFQGETLDMIMKTLSRWYNVEVVFEDSTLKALEFSGNLDRFTDIQEFLSLFELGVNVKFEVKNRTVYIRKGN
- a CDS encoding helix-turn-helix transcriptional regulator; this translates as MKNSLYVCLLEFYDCGKFCPSCGISPQITCRRDFSQNDACVGDGMVVPDFFSSFALIPIIESMYQEYSPHPVLSPYIDKYWEVKGSPEMGEKMIILPDGCTDFIFNLDDVRNLEDKNRFGIDPLHGYFVGAMKTYSELSVCAGSLHVIGVRFTPCGLTVFTKKPLGELSGQRLHLRDVGFLFHEEFASFLREKNTLVERLQVIEAFLMSRLKYAEEVDRQIVWTTGVIRQAGGLLPIRELMSRVCICQRHFERRFKHATGYTPKEYSRVVKFRRAMDVLRQVSGNNLFSVAVDCGYYDSSHLVKEFKKLSGSSPMVFTSLPADTPITYLGE